A region from the Candidatus Polarisedimenticolia bacterium genome encodes:
- a CDS encoding alpha/beta fold hydrolase: MERRRVLFPERSAGVATAGVAYHVRQACRFKAEEFSCIGLEKTTVTEEKPDRKPPARGRGVPRIETLSLAGPAGSLEAVFRVPAGEPARAALVCHPHPLYGGSMHNPVVFRAARALHRRGFATLRFNFRGVGRSAGSFDGGKGERGDARAALEALASRLPGLPVTLLGYSFGAWVGFEAAAADSRVADLIGIGIPLTLWPFSFLKRTDKPVLVVQGSEDAFGPLPAVRRLIAEIGPRARLAVVDGAGHSFEGELGSLEETLAAELRPAPA, translated from the coding sequence ATGGAGCGACGCCGCGTCCTGTTCCCGGAGCGCTCCGCCGGCGTCGCCACCGCCGGCGTCGCGTATCATGTGCGGCAAGCGTGCCGCTTCAAGGCGGAGGAATTCTCATGCATCGGGTTGGAAAAGACAACCGTGACCGAGGAAAAGCCTGACAGAAAGCCGCCGGCGAGGGGCCGGGGCGTGCCACGGATCGAGACATTGAGCCTCGCCGGTCCCGCGGGGAGCCTCGAGGCAGTGTTTCGGGTGCCGGCGGGCGAGCCGGCTCGAGCGGCGCTGGTGTGCCATCCCCATCCCCTGTACGGAGGCTCGATGCACAACCCCGTCGTCTTTCGGGCGGCCCGGGCGCTCCACCGGCGCGGCTTCGCCACGCTGCGCTTCAATTTCCGCGGCGTCGGAAGATCGGCCGGGAGCTTCGATGGGGGAAAAGGGGAGAGGGGGGACGCCCGCGCCGCGCTCGAGGCGCTCGCCTCGAGGCTTCCCGGCCTGCCCGTCACGCTGCTCGGCTATTCGTTCGGAGCCTGGGTCGGTTTCGAGGCGGCGGCTGCCGATTCGCGCGTCGCCGATCTGATCGGCATCGGCATCCCGCTCACGCTGTGGCCCTTCAGTTTTCTCAAGCGCACCGACAAGCCGGTGCTCGTGGTCCAGGGCTCGGAGGACGCTTTCGGACCGCTTCCGGCGGTGCGACGCCTGATCGCGGAGATCGGTCCGCGGGCGCGGCTGGCGGTCGTGGACGGAGCCGGACATTCCTTCGAAGGGGAGCTCGGAAGCCTCGAGGAGACGCTCGCGGCGGAGCTCCGACCGGCTCCGGCTTAG